A single window of Pseudomonas marginalis DNA harbors:
- a CDS encoding TIGR03758 family integrating conjugative element protein, whose translation MSMTDVQIAAFQNAAGFAPQSSSTLWLSLVLVLTLLWCAWVMWTAYRGWASGSVRFGAFGGSAARVLLTLLVLMFFTLS comes from the coding sequence ATGAGTATGACTGACGTTCAGATCGCTGCGTTCCAAAACGCCGCCGGCTTCGCACCGCAGAGCAGTTCGACGCTGTGGCTGTCCCTGGTTCTCGTCCTGACCTTGCTGTGGTGCGCCTGGGTGATGTGGACGGCTTACCGGGGTTGGGCGAGCGGCAGCGTGCGCTTTGGAGCCTTCGGCGGCAGCGCCGCACGCGTGCTGCTCACCTTGCTGGTTTTGATGTTCTTCACCCTGTCCTAA
- a CDS encoding TIGR03745 family integrating conjugative element membrane protein — protein sequence MLKCFTPLKNNLRDRASQRLIGLLLVLGPSLAFAELPTMEAPSRGEGSGLIETIKNYAYDGGILLGLLIALLAFLGVAWHSLTVYADVQNQRKTWKDLGAVVGIGALLVVIIIWFLTKAAAIL from the coding sequence ATGCTCAAGTGTTTTACTCCTCTGAAAAACAACCTGCGTGATCGTGCGAGCCAACGCTTGATCGGACTGCTGCTGGTGCTCGGCCCAAGCCTGGCTTTTGCCGAGCTCCCTACCATGGAAGCCCCTTCGCGCGGCGAAGGCTCCGGGTTGATCGAGACGATCAAAAACTATGCCTACGACGGCGGCATCCTGCTCGGTCTGCTGATCGCCCTACTCGCTTTCTTGGGGGTGGCGTGGCACTCGTTGACCGTGTACGCCGACGTGCAAAACCAACGAAAGACCTGGAAGGACTTGGGTGCAGTGGTCGGCATCGGTGCCCTGCTGGTGGTGATCATCATCTGGTTCCTGACCAAGGCGGCCGCCATTCTGTGA
- a CDS encoding TIGR03750 family conjugal transfer protein — protein MNDTIERLADGTLVFLPERLNRDPAVLRGLTNDEMWVALGTGAVIGLLLGVPLAIATASIAIAPTGMIAGMALVLLAGGTLLRRAKRARPETWLYRKLEWMLASRWRLGRGSLILHSGAWTVRRSRRLRPALSRWQP, from the coding sequence ATGAACGACACTATCGAACGCCTTGCCGACGGCACCTTGGTCTTTCTTCCAGAGCGACTCAATCGTGATCCCGCCGTATTGCGAGGGTTGACCAATGATGAGATGTGGGTAGCACTCGGCACTGGCGCCGTCATTGGCCTGCTGCTGGGCGTCCCTCTAGCGATTGCCACCGCTTCCATTGCCATAGCGCCGACCGGCATGATCGCCGGCATGGCGCTGGTGTTATTGGCCGGTGGCACGCTACTGCGCCGGGCCAAACGGGCTCGCCCCGAGACCTGGTTGTACCGCAAACTCGAATGGATGCTCGCCAGCCGTTGGCGCTTGGGTCGCGGCAGTCTGATCCTCCACTCCGGTGCCTGGACGGTCCGCCGTTCACGTCGGCTGCGTCCTGCCCTGTCACGGTGGCAGCCATGA
- a CDS encoding RAQPRD family integrative conjugative element protein, producing the protein MSTTVFRCLLFLSLAIAHVSGYAASTHEQEQEQEQEQLSLVQQQLDTLERLATRAEAARTLEPIERYRFDYPRLTQDIQRIRQGVQSYLYPSRAQPRDPSELVGDYRLDTPIAEPSP; encoded by the coding sequence ATGTCGACTACCGTCTTTCGCTGCTTGTTATTCCTTTCACTGGCCATCGCTCATGTCAGCGGCTATGCCGCATCGACTCATGAGCAGGAACAGGAACAGGAACAGGAACAGCTCAGCCTAGTCCAGCAGCAACTCGACACTCTCGAACGCCTTGCGACGCGAGCGGAGGCAGCCCGTACCCTTGAACCAATCGAACGCTATCGATTCGACTACCCCCGACTGACCCAGGACATTCAGCGCATCCGCCAAGGGGTGCAGAGCTATCTGTACCCCTCCCGTGCGCAACCCCGCGACCCCAGTGAACTGGTCGGTGATTACCGCCTCGACACTCCGATTGCGGAGCCCTCGCCATGA
- a CDS encoding PFL_4703 family integrating conjugative element protein — translation MSRFRNKVDAQQAHIFSLRLAVVILALLCAGLWYGWRSAPTDLTVHVPPDLRSGSTRKWWDIPSENVYAFALYIFGQLNRWPSDGEQDYRRAIYGLQSYLTPACKAFLDGDYEYRKAAGELRQRVRGVYEILGRGYSEDPELRVKQLDRDSWLVTLDLNADEYYAAEPVKRVVVRYPLRVVRFDLDPERNKWGLALDCYQGTPQKIFLPGGEP, via the coding sequence ATGAGCCGATTTCGGAACAAGGTCGATGCCCAACAGGCCCACATCTTCAGCCTGCGTCTGGCGGTAGTGATCCTTGCTCTGCTCTGTGCCGGACTCTGGTATGGCTGGCGCTCGGCACCGACCGATCTGACCGTACATGTACCGCCAGATCTGCGCTCGGGCAGCACGCGCAAGTGGTGGGATATCCCCTCGGAGAATGTGTATGCCTTTGCCCTGTACATCTTTGGTCAGCTCAACCGCTGGCCCTCGGATGGCGAGCAGGACTATCGCCGCGCCATCTATGGCTTGCAGTCCTACCTGACACCCGCCTGCAAGGCCTTCCTCGACGGTGACTACGAGTACCGCAAGGCCGCCGGCGAGTTGCGCCAGCGGGTGCGTGGCGTCTACGAAATTCTGGGCCGCGGCTACAGCGAAGATCCGGAACTCAGGGTCAAGCAACTCGACCGCGACAGCTGGCTGGTCACGCTCGACCTCAACGCCGATGAGTATTACGCCGCCGAACCGGTAAAACGGGTGGTGGTGCGCTATCCATTGCGCGTGGTGCGTTTTGACCTGGATCCCGAGCGCAACAAGTGGGGGCTGGCTCTGGACTGCTACCAGGGCACTCCGCAAAAAATCTTCCTGCCTGGAGGTGAACCATGA